In Daphnia magna isolate NIES linkage group LG7, ASM2063170v1.1, whole genome shotgun sequence, a single genomic region encodes these proteins:
- the LOC116935104 gene encoding bromodomain-containing protein 1 codes for MGLDFDIREFLNHIRATKPPYECPAKDCGKIYKSFAGIQFHLFNYNHENPGSSLPSTESPQQALSYAEAQKIVELEIDSKLQRINIFDAINFVDKEDYENEVPVKNEETQIQDFPKTPTNKIHTPKHLQKKTPKPVEPVVRKEEKVSPPKLPEASFSIIESWSQPDAPERPKSYYRFIEKSPDEMEDEIEFDMDEDDFTWLELINKQRRFENLSEVNPESFELLMDRLEKESYFQMQSSGKDQGPPIDEDAECCICMDGECQNSNVILFCDMCNLAVHQECYGVPYIPEGQWLCRRCLQSPSRAVDCALCPNRGGAFKQTDDNRWAHVVCALWIPEVCFANTVFLEPIDSIQNIPAARWKLTCYICKQRGAGACIQCHRANCYTAFHVTCAQQAGLHMKIDTAKDSPSTGPNISIRKAAYCDAHTPADSDSKPLVGDHGIGEAIRKAQSKAAFREKMRKARKILAEKRSAAPIISIPTIPPERVQEIASAVPQIQGKIRFIQRLIAYWTLKRQSRNGVPLLRRLQTSHPSRRPASSAATGSASGSGLGNDPLIQHDDLLGQLRYFQRLRQDLERARLLCELIRKREKTKRELMRIKEKELELQIYPLQYLMRRVLQTLKERDTNDIFADPVDISQVPDYLDFIQQPMDFSTMQSKLDAGQYPTLEAFEKDFNLMIHNCTVYNAQHTMYYKQAIKLKEGAQVLFKQLRRDLETLVISNSSSDTTNNIIQPQQSLEISQPEIKVEEIDKYVSEKYRESDTLEQQLSKLEDFLRKAQQMPSGPLKVKRIRILRNELAKVRRKLSLQAGGRAAATRSSSTSPSKSRPENETRGEASSDSDSSSNSSSESSSSSSSTTSKSSSDSSIAGPQVKASPRAVIAARQLKIDHFITRASKTDSDEKNTPSVTNKNRLVAKVMKRNITPVSAPVASTPVAVTVVPAAATAAAATPVTPELETIAAPVPVTPVKVNSVNPQQLTGSPSGVNRRTAVLFTKKAAAAAAFKKPEPSGSSSPPRRPVGRPRKVSENSSSQPGPSGSSLSVSTNLFVAAAAATTDLNKRKKQKHPESDKLFASVQQPGAIHLPNIESESFKVYRTNRLDDEEDSHRGSSESSGSEGSSSGSSTSSDSDSGDESDHQSSDESSSSPPRHRHNSASLLPCNLIPLQPLDLVWAKCRGYPWYPALIVDPSWPRSGYVHNGVPIAIPPDDVLIMGTGIQPPAFLVLFFDAKRTWQWLPRDKLEPLGVDPDRDKAKLIESKKQTERKAVKKAFEEAILHQCRVAGQSSALSEDSDSSH; via the exons GAAGTTCCTGTAAAAAATGAAGAGACCCAAATTCAGGATTTCCCCAAAACACCAACCAATAAAATTCACACACCAAAACATCTTCAGAAGAAAACTCCAAAGCCTGTTGAACCAGTGGTACGCAAAGAGGAAAAGGTTTCTCCTCCAAAACTTCCAGAGGCATCTTTTTCAATTATTGAATCGTGGAGCCAGCCAGATGCCCCAGAACGCCCAAAATCTTATTATcgttttattgaaaaatcACCTGatgaaatggaagatgaaattgaatttgataTGGATGAAGATGATTTTACGTGGTTGGAGTTAATCAATAAACAGAGAAGATTTGAAAATCTTTCAGAAGTAAACCCAGAATCATTTGAGTTGCTCATGGATCGTCTGGAAAAAGAATCTTACTTTCAGATGCAAAGTTCTGGGAAAGATCAAG GTCCACCGATCGACGAAGACGCTGAATGTTGCATATGCATGGACGGTGAATGCCAAAACAGTAACGTGATCCTCTTCTGTGATATGTGCAACCTTGCTGTCCATCAAGAATGCTATGGGGTACCATACATTCCCGAAGGCCAATGGTTGTGTCGAAGATGTTTGCAGTCGCCTTCACGAGCAGTTGACTGCGCTCTGTGTCCAAATCGAGGCGGTGCTTTCAAACAAACGGACGATAACCGATGGGCTCACGTTGTCTGTGCTTTGTGGATACCAGAAGTCTGCTTTGCTAACACA GTCTTTCTCGAACCCATCGACAGCATTCAGAACATTCCTGCCGCTCGATGGAAATTGACTTGTTACATATGTAAGCAACGAGGAGCAGGCGCATGTATTCAATGCCACAGAGCCAACTGCTATACTGCTTTCCATGTCACTTGCGCGCAACAA GCTGGGTTACATATGAAAATTGATACGGCTAAAGATTCTCCGAGCACTGGCCCCAATATCAGCATTCGTAAAGCGGCTTACTGCGACGCCCATACTCCTGCCGATTCCGATTCAAAACCATTAGTCGGTGATCATGGAATAGGCGAAGCTATCCGTAAAGCGCAGTCGAAAGCCGCTTTCCGCGAAAAAATGCGTAAGGCTCGTAAAATCTTGGCTGAAAAACGCTCCGCTGCACCTATCATTTCCATCCCTACCATACCTCCGGAACGCGTCCAGGAAATCGCTTCTGCCGTACCACAAATTCAAGGGAAAATCAG gTTTATTCAGCGTTTGATCGCCTACTGGACTCTGAAGCGGCAATCCAGGAATGGAGTGCCTCTGCTACGTCGTCTGCAAACCAGCCATCCTTCCCGAAGACCAGCCTCATCGGCGGCAACGGGGTCCGCCTCCGGGTCAGGATTGGGCAATGATCCTCTTATTCAGCATGATGATCTTTTGGGGCAATTGCGTTATTTTCAGCGACTTCGACAGGATTTGGAACGAGCTCGGCTTTTATGCGAGTTGATTcgcaaaagagaaaagacaaAGAGGGAGCTGATGCggatcaaagaaaaagaactggAACTTCAAATTTACCCATTGCAGTACCTAATGCGACGAGTGTTACAGACTCTCAAGGAGCGTGACACGAATGATATTTTCGCTGACCCCGTTGATATCAGCCAAGTTCCAGATTATCTCGATTTCATCCAACAGCCCATGGATTTCTCTACGATGCAAAGCAAGTTAGACGCCGGCCAGTATCCAACGCTTGAAGcgtttgaaaaagatttcaaCCTGATGATTCACAATTGCACTGTCTATAATGCCCAACACACTATGTATTACAAACAGGCGATCAAGCTCAAAGAAGGTGCTCAAGTGCTTttcaaacaattgcgaagagaTTTGGAAACCTTAGTTATTAGCAATAGCAGCAGCGATACTACCAATAATATTATCCAGCCACAGCAATCGTTAGAAATAAGCCAACCCGAAATCAAAGTGGAAGAAATTGACAAGTACGTCTCTGAAAAGTACCGCGAAAGTGATACACTGGAACAACAGCTTTCAAAGCTTGAAGATTTCTTGCGCAAAGCTCAGCAAATGCCATCGGGACCACTCAAAGTGAAGCGGATCCGGATATTGAGAAACGAACTGGCCAAAGTTCGTAGGAAATTATCCTTGCAAGCTGGTGGTAGAGCGGCAGCTACCCGGAGCAGCAGTACCAGTCCTTCAAAATCACGACCTGAAAATGAAACACGTGGTGAAGCAAGCAGTGACTCGGATTCAAGTAGCAATAGTAGCAGCGAGagtagcagcagcagtagCAGTACTACTAGCAAAAGCAGTAGCGATTCCAGCATTGCTGGCCCTCAAGTGAAGGCTTCCCCACGAGCCGTAATCGCTGCCCGCCAACTCAAGATAGATCACTTTATCACCCGAGCATCCAAGACCGATTCGGATGAAAAGAATACGCCATCTGTTACGAACAAGAATCGTTTGGTAGCCAAAGTCATGAAAAGGAATATCACTCCAGTGTCCGCACCTGTAGCATCCACTCCGGTTGCCGTTACGGTAgttccagcagcagcaacagcagcagcagcaacgcCAGTAACACCGGAATTAGAGACCATTGCTGCCCCAGTGCCAGTTACTCCCGTCAAGGTTAATTCCGTGAATCCCCAACAGCTGACCGGTTCTCCGTCAGGTGTTAATAGACGGACCGCTGTACTTTTCACGAAGAAAGCGGCGGCTGCAGCGGCTTTTAAGAAACCAGAGCCGTCCGGGAGTAGCTCTCCACCTCGACGGCCGGTTGGCAGACCCCGAAAAGTTTCAGAAAATAGTTCCAGCCAACCAGGACCGAGTGGCAGTAGCTTAAGTGTGTCGACTAATCTTTTTGTGGCCGCTGCAGCTGCCACGACAGATCTaaacaaaaggaagaaacaGAAGCATCCGGAGAGTGACAAGCTATTCGCTTCAGTTCAGCAGCCTGGAGCTATTCACCTTCCAAATATCGAAAGTGAAAGCTTTAAAGTATATCGAACGAACAGGTTGGATGACGAAGAGGATTCGCATCGAGGATCTAGTGAATCATCCGGGAGTGAAGGAAGTAGCAGTGGAAGCAGCACCAGTAGCGATTCCGATTCCGGTGATGAGTCTGATCACCAATCAAGTGATGAAAGTTCGTCCTCTCCGCCCCGACATCGTCACAATTCTGCCTCCCTCTTGCCTTGTAATTTAATTCCATTGCAGCCTCTCGATCTCGTTTGGGCCAAATGTCGTGGCTATCCTTGGTATCCAGCTCTG ATTGTCGACCCATCCTGGCCCAGGAGTGGCTATGTGCACAATGGAGTTCCGATCGCAATTCCGCCTGATGATGTTCTCATAATGGGAACCGGTATCCAACCTCCAGCCTTTCTAGTTCTCTTCTTCGATGCCAAACGGACATG GCAGTGGTTACCAAGAGATAAACTGGAACCACTAGGAGTGGATCCTGATCGCGACAAAGCAAAATTGATTGAATCTAAGAAGCAAACAGAACGCAAAGCTGTTAAAAAAGCTTTTGAAGAAGCAATTTTGCACCAGTGCAGAGTTGCTGGGCAAAGTAGCGCCCTCTCCGAAGATTCCGATTCGAGTCACTGA
- the LOC116927451 gene encoding CCAAT/enhancer-binding protein alpha isoform X2, with translation MSFFDSEFFEITSGKLDGQLLDYNHPPLMSGDILPFTDNYDYYPEHLEVAETSMDLEAMIESNIGSVADYLSHSAAYQPQPAVKREIAHLQEDEDSHCLPSTLTDANDYSSVIVPSPYGTAVSSPAGRSTTSSSASTSRRFKSGGKNVSKDSEEYKRRRTLNNIAVKKSREKAKAESRMVAQRVTVLSADKERLERRVEQLSKEIQFLHGLFSKFNDIPEPIKLQVTNVFARIQSHPR, from the exons ATGTCTTTTTTTGATTCCGAATTCTTCGAGATAACCAGTGGGAAACTTGACGGTCAACTATTGGATTACAATCATCCACCATTAATGAGTGGTGACATTCTACCATTCACCGACAACTACGACTACTATCCAGAACACTTGGAAGTGGCGGAAACTTCTATGGATCTTGAG GCTATGATCGAGTCAAACATCGGAAGCGTAGCAGATTACTTATCACACTCGGCCGCTTATCAGCCACAACCGGCGGTTAAACGTGAGATAGCTCATTTGCAAGAGGATGAAGACAGCCATTGTTTGCCTAGCACGTTAACCGATGCAAATGATTATTCGTCGGTCATAGTGCCCAGCCCTTACGGCACGGCCGTGTCCAGTCCTGCAGGTCGTTCCACAACAAGCagctcggcatcgacaagtcGTCGGTTCAAATCGGGCGGCAAAAATGTCAGCAAAGATAGCGAAGAATACAAACGCCGAAGGACGCTCAACAACATCGCCGTGAAAAAGTCGAGAGAGAAGGCAAAAGCTGAGTCACGCATGGTCGCTCAACGTGTCACGGTCCTGTCAGCAGATAAGGAAAGACTAGAAAGACGCGTAGAGCAGCTTTCTAAAGAGATCCAGTTCCTGCACGGGCTCTTCTCTAAATTTAATGACATTCCCGAGCCCATTAAACTCCAAGTCACCAATGTTTTCGCCCGAATTCAGAGCCATCCCAGATAA
- the LOC116927451 gene encoding CCAAT/enhancer-binding protein alpha isoform X1, which produces MSFFDSEFFEITSGKLDGQLLDYNHPPLMSGDILPFTDNYDYYPEHLEVAETSMDLEQAMIESNIGSVADYLSHSAAYQPQPAVKREIAHLQEDEDSHCLPSTLTDANDYSSVIVPSPYGTAVSSPAGRSTTSSSASTSRRFKSGGKNVSKDSEEYKRRRTLNNIAVKKSREKAKAESRMVAQRVTVLSADKERLERRVEQLSKEIQFLHGLFSKFNDIPEPIKLQVTNVFARIQSHPR; this is translated from the exons ATGTCTTTTTTTGATTCCGAATTCTTCGAGATAACCAGTGGGAAACTTGACGGTCAACTATTGGATTACAATCATCCACCATTAATGAGTGGTGACATTCTACCATTCACCGACAACTACGACTACTATCCAGAACACTTGGAAGTGGCGGAAACTTCTATGGATCTTGAG CAGGCTATGATCGAGTCAAACATCGGAAGCGTAGCAGATTACTTATCACACTCGGCCGCTTATCAGCCACAACCGGCGGTTAAACGTGAGATAGCTCATTTGCAAGAGGATGAAGACAGCCATTGTTTGCCTAGCACGTTAACCGATGCAAATGATTATTCGTCGGTCATAGTGCCCAGCCCTTACGGCACGGCCGTGTCCAGTCCTGCAGGTCGTTCCACAACAAGCagctcggcatcgacaagtcGTCGGTTCAAATCGGGCGGCAAAAATGTCAGCAAAGATAGCGAAGAATACAAACGCCGAAGGACGCTCAACAACATCGCCGTGAAAAAGTCGAGAGAGAAGGCAAAAGCTGAGTCACGCATGGTCGCTCAACGTGTCACGGTCCTGTCAGCAGATAAGGAAAGACTAGAAAGACGCGTAGAGCAGCTTTCTAAAGAGATCCAGTTCCTGCACGGGCTCTTCTCTAAATTTAATGACATTCCCGAGCCCATTAAACTCCAAGTCACCAATGTTTTCGCCCGAATTCAGAGCCATCCCAGATAA